The Helianthus annuus cultivar XRQ/B chromosome 15, HanXRQr2.0-SUNRISE, whole genome shotgun sequence genomic sequence CATTGTAATATCTTAGACAAATTCCATATTGGTCGTGGTTAGGAGGGATTATTGGTTCATAATAAAATGTTATATCTCTTAAATCACCAATGTGTTTTGAACGTATTAGATGTGGAGGAGATGAAAACTACATAATTAAACGTGCTTGAGTGGGAGTATTACTATGATGGGTGACTTTCTTGAAAGGTTCCACCAAAAACAAATTTGTGACTTCTTGAATGGGCTCAGAACAGATAATATCAGTAGTGCGAGAGGCCGGATGTTATATTCtgaaggaaaaattacaagttttgtcctttatctttataccacttttcaggcggtgtcctttttaacgaatgttgacagtcGGTGTCCTTTACTaagtattttgttgcaagtttagtcctttacacccaacccagttaaaaaaccctgttaattgttgggtgtaaaggactaaacttgcaacaaaatacctaggtaaatgactaaacttgcaacaaaatacctaatAAAGGACACCGCAtgccaacaattaacagggttttttaactgggttgggtgtaaaggaatAAACTTGCAACAagatacctagtaaaggacaccgcctgtcaacattcgttaaaaaggacaccgcctgaaaaatgATATAAAgataaagtacaaaacttgtaatttttcctattctgaataacaaataaacataaattacaaaacttgtaatttttcatATTCCAAATAACAAAATCTAGTTTTCAAATAGAGGTCGGAAGTGTATTGTTGGTTTCTCAATAACAAAATTGGGTTTATTTGTACCTATAATTAGGTTCTATTTGTCCTTCAAAAAATATGTAAGCAATAGAACTTGGTATGTTCTACCATATAGATTCTATCTATCCGCAAGAAAAAATGGTGGTGTCAAGAactaagcttttttttttttcttattaaaGATCTGGTTCTATTACCCTATCTAAATCCTATAGTTATGTTCTCTACTTCACTTGCTAAGAcccaaaaccattatttttccttttttattcTTTATCTTCTCATACCTATCTTTACATTGGTGTTCTCtactttattttttaactaaGGTCATGCTTACTCGCGCGTTGCGTAGGGACGAGTTTGAAATTCAGAACTTATAGCACACTATGACAACCGATAAATAAATTcgtaaaattaaataaaatggtATCTAAATGAGTTATGCTATTTGTGTCGTATAGCAACTCAGTCGGTTTCGGTGCACTCGTTatagcaaagaaaaagaaaagttaaaaaatatGTTCAAAAGAGTATCCGCGTGCTCGCTAAAAAAACTTAATAAAAAAGCATTCGCCACACTCGTTATAGCATAAAAAATGTCTAAAACGGTATTAACATGTTCCTTAAAAAACTATTTAGGGGTAGAAAAGTAATTAggttataataaaataaaaagaatacaataattaaactaaatgaGTTGCAAATGAAAGTTTGCACTAAATGACGAAATATACAAAGGCGAAAAAGTCACTATTCATCTTCTCTtaattacctatatattaaaattagaaCACAATGAACAGTAACGTCATCAAGTGGAttagcaaatggtatcgggtaccaGTGCCgatattaaatttatcaaaccGGGTATATTTTCGGTACTGAATcagtaccgacttttgacatttttggtatcggttcggcaccggtattcaccggtttttaccctcaaataccggtaccgtgcCAGTACCAACCGGTGCTGAACCGTACCGTGCCAAATATATTCAGTACCGGTttccacttttggggattttcggtaatggtattttcggtaccagttggtagcgagctcatcaaatcctgtagcaacgtagcaacgcaagtaattgcaccgtttagattacttttcatacacactgtaagtaaactgtatttcgtttgaatgaggttttatatacaaacaacttattttgttttcttttttgtatttttctataataatgaattgtagcatgtaaaattaacttggatatttagattattgatgagcaaatcatatcaaatcctgtaatcaaaccggtatcgtatcggtaccaaatttactataccaatcattttcggtaccaatttggtacccaccttgaaGAAACACAGAACTAATTCTAGGGTGgatttagtttggtttatgtttctaccataagggttaatcttcttataactttctgagctccttaatgatatgctaatcctgcaaaacagaacaccgttagctcgttaagaggggaatatgggggtttccctcttaaccagactccgacgtgagaataagcgactgttTTGAGGAGATAATTATgtattaagagtgagagtagagagaatagaatgtttaacctgtgaactaaggtctctatttatagccggagaggtgtagaggatgtgggctgatgggccttgggccggaaggcgacaacatagcggatatgctcattgtctcactggtgtcgaccgttagtggcttctagaagttctccggtgctggcgcaccgtgattggagccacgtgtcactgttgtcggccttgttgtccctctgccatcagcaggtaagtggagatcgtggggcaggtctctctgccctgtgattggtgccacgtGGGCGTCCTTTCGTACTCTCTGTCTCCTgtacgtcagacgatcgtggagcacgattgagcagagCCTAGAGGACGCTGATTGGCCCCtttcttctgccacttgtacctttgtGTGCCTTCTGAAGTGGCCCTGCGCCGTAGTCCTGCGCGACCCTCGCTGAACACGTAACTAGCCCGCGCAGGGTATGGGTGGTTGAAGGCTCTCATTCAGAATGCTAAGTGTTGAAGTCGGTATTGTTTCTTGCCTGGACATCGCGTGAGGTCCGTTCTTCGTGAAGTAGCCTGCGCGAGTCTGAAATTGAACCGCTTGTTAAATTAGGAGTATGGTCCCGCGCACGACCTGCTAGACGgcttgcgcggctttttgggaccataccccttcacaccttttggcgttttcagaatcgttactttcggttcgacaccggtctagcaccatacctgtatttactgatttttaccttcaaataccataccgtatggtaccgagcattttcggtgccgctacctaattttgatgattttccggatcggtacttttggtgccgttatcggtaccaagctcatccatattttaacgtgttagcaccgtaataactaaactaaaaacaaccgaatttccaacatTAGGACGTGTGGgtcttattattatatattagattatttaaaatcgttttttaggACGAAGTGACTATCGTTACaacgtcatttttatttatgttttgatatttggTATCTGCTTGCCGTTGCCGATACGCATTTTGGAGACAATAGGTCCCCGCCGCAACGTGCGGGCATTATTTGTTCCTCGACACACacgcatacatacatatatattatttCCAGCTTGTATGTTGTACCCACACACGTCGTTTTGTGTTTTTGCTTGCAATATGCTTATATGCGCACACACACGTACATGTGTATGAATCGACTTGTAAATTATATAAACTTTGTTTTGTAATATAAAAAAGTATCACCATTTGGAGGTTGATCCAACGTTTACCTCAACTGATTTTTGAAACACTTTTGAATCCATTATAAATATTATATCTTTTGGAACACTTTTGAATCCATTATACATATGATATCTTGTTAAACTTTTTCGCTTACTACATACGAAGCATGCACAAACAAGATTTTAAATGTAGCTTTATTGAGAAAGTGAAATGGCCCATCATATAACTTGGCTAAAATATATGTGATTTTATGTAAATCATAGAGCTTTCTACATATAGTTgagataaattttgaaaattctatTCCAAAATGCCTTGAATACTTCAAATAGTTTATAACCATGTTTGGCAAAGATACATGACCCATTCTACTAAAACTATAAGTTAAGCTATTGGAAGCATGGCTAtctttgatttgtaactttaagACTATATATGTATAATCACTACAAGAATAACGGGTAATAGCGGCGACACCAATGGCGTCCCATATTAAACTCCAGCCATCCATTTCTTATCTTGATCTAACGGCTGGGGTTTAACCTAGTCAATAGGAGCAACGACTAGGGGCAATACCGTCCAACCTTTAGCGGCGCAGATCAGGGTCTTTAGCAGCGACAACTGTCGCCGCTATTACTTCGTTTTCTTGTAGTGAATGCCTAACAAATCTTTTGATCATCTCATTATCTTGTCAATCAATTTAACATAGAGTGGACTATATTTAAATTCTCGCTTAACTAGAGCTTGATGATTTGTTTTTGATCGAAAACATGATACGGTTCTTCGGGGGATATTTTTCACATTGAAACAAAAATAACACTAGTTACTTATCCTAACATATTTACCAATCATTAGCTTATAAAAGTAAAAAACTTTTTTTCTATTTTAACCAAAGGACATTCACGTACGGATACCTAAAACGAACACCTTTAGGATTTCACTTGAATTCAAGTATATTTCTAGTTAAGATTGTCTAGATGATCAAGCCTTACACATGGCATCCTTTCACTTGGAGAAAGTGGATATGTCCCATATGAATAGTGAATCCATTATTAAAGAAATACACAAAACTTGGTGGAGGATCATAATGGTGGGAGATCAAATATTCTATATAAACAAAGAGATAAAATCCCACATGGTGTGTCAAATCCAATCCACTATGAATATATATGCTTTACAATCAATATACAAAAGTGTTGGACCCATCTTTAAGCACtctacatatacatatatatgttcTACTTGGTGAGTCTTCCATTGAATCCAATCACATCCCCCATCTAACACAAACTCTTCAAATGTCAAGTGTATCAAATATGTTATTTCAAGATGAGTTATATCATATTTATTCAAGAAAACTCCTACTTCATACTCAAATAAACCAACAACTTATTGCGGCGGTCACAACAATAACGCCGGCTCCATCTCCATCAAACCCACCTTCATTTCATAACAACTTTGATTCGAATGTGGTGATGGTGCTATCAGTGCTTTTGTGCGCGCTAGTTTGTTCACTAGGGATAAACTCCATCATAAAATGTGTACTAAGATGTACAAGTATACTTGGCACGGAAATCGGTGCCAACCCCGTAAGCAACTCGGCAAGGTTATCCAAAACCGGAATTAATAAAAAGGCGTTAAAGACATTCTCGACAGTCAACTATTGGCATGGGTTGCAGTTACCAGGGTTGGGTAAGGAATGTGTTATATGCTTAGGTGATTTCTCTAAAGGTGAGCGTGTTAAGATATTACCTAAGTGCAATCATGGGTTTCATGTTCGTTGCATCGATAAATGGCTTCGTTCCCATTCATCGTGTCCAACTTGTAGGCATTCGCTACTAGAGACATGCCAAAAGATTCTCACTGGTGGGAACTATAGCAATACCACATCttcacaaccacaacctcaacctCAACCTCAAGAACAAGGTCCAAGTGATGCTACCACTTCTATTAGCATACTGCCTTTACAACACGAAGGTGTTTTGCGAAATTACGAGTCGTAACTTGTAACTAGGTTCGGTTTTAGATATGCAAATCATCAAGTGTATATACTATAGTAGTACCCATAGTTAAGGTAGCTTTATGTTCCTAATTGTTTTGTAGGTCTTTCTTTTCATATTAAATATGAGTTGAAGTATCTTCAAATTTAAGTTTTATTGCACTAATGCATATTTAGAAAGTAGAACTAATATAATTATATTAAACTGAGAAAACTATTAATAACAGATTTGGAATGGACGAATGGTATAATATGTACCTTTGAAGTGTTACTAAGAAGTGGAATGTCATATGAAGTGTCAATATGACATGAAATCTCACAACATTGTGTGACGATTTGTGTTTTAACGCAACCGGATTAAAGTTGATTAGTTGAATTGGTTTAGATTATGCGTTGTGGGTTAACTAAAAAGTGTATTAATGTCCTGTTATGTGAGCTTTAACTAATCTGTTCTTTAACAATGACGTTGTGATTTAACTAAAAAGTagataaaagaaaaaaagaatgTGTGTGTGCGCAAGTGATTAGTGGAGTAGTGGAGCCATCTCTCTTTTGAGCTAATAGGCATTAAAGGGTAACgcccaatgttttaaaaaccggtttctAAATTGTACCAGGTTGGGCTTAGAAATTGTTCAACCAGTAGTACCAGTACCGGGTTGTACAGGGTGGTAATACCGGGTTGACTGATTAATCCTATAATTCCATAATAATATAACTTCAACTCAAAAAATAATCTAAAAGTTCATGATTTCATAACTTCAACTCAAAAAAATAATCCAAATAATACTCCAAAAGTATTTTATCTGAACTTGGAACACAAACAATGGAATGGACATGTTAAATTAGAGGAGATATCAAAACCATAATACAATGATTCATAGTTGTTCAGGTGGATATTGACTCAAATACCTTTCGTTAAATCACCACTCACATATAAACCATAAGTGTGTGAAGAAATATTTTAATAAGAACACCCAAATACTTGTTGTCATGTTAACCTATGATTTTTCGTCTAACATAAAATGTGTTTATTGGGTTAGAGATAACTTAAAAATGAATTAAGAGGTAAGACTCTAGAGTTTAAAcgggttcgatccttgagccaaacgggttttaccagtaatttaccgtcgtgcctacgggcagGTGGGTTACTGGGTTTTCCCTGGAATTGGGGGTGgacgactcgggttactctcggagtactccgtttgtccagtgggtgccccgagattGCTTGGGATtgatttgttggccgttcaaaaaaaaagactATAGAGTTTAAGTGTGTATAGTCAAATTAAGTAATACGACTTACTtaaaggaaaattggtttttaataaaccaacctttgtcccgttggtaaataataatcttacctacgtaattggtatacaataatcctacctatcaacatgttggttctTAATGAACTTtcgttaattatttttaactgaagttagtttttaagctttatttattacacaaacaatccttgtagttgtaatttactagttttaactattttgtaaaacaaaaaaacGTCAAGGGCCATgtaattaaattttatatatacatatgtgtactaGTTCCAAATTTATCACAAACACCACTTGAAAATCCTCCTTTTCCTCGATTTTGATTTCCGATGTAGACAACTACCatcgccaccgccaccgccaccgccatgGGAGTTCTCCGACGGATCAAGTAAACGACCACCAAAATTGGAATTTCAGGTATCAAACTACTCGGTTTTGGTCAGTGATTAAAAGCCCCAAACAAATTTCTATCACTCTTGATTCTTTCGACCGATTTGGGGGGCGGATTCCAATCTAGGGTTCATATGGGGAATCAAAGTGTTGACAACTTAAAACTAGTAATTGTTCTTgaggtttttttgttttataaaatagttaaaactagtaaattacaactacagggactgtttgtgtaataaataaaacttaaaaactaattccagttaaaaaaattaaagaaagttcattgagtaccaacatgttgataggtaggattattgtataccaattacgtaggtaagattattatttaccaacgagACAAAGGttgatttattaaaaaccaattttccctTACTTTAAATAATGTAAAAACAAGTTTCAAAAGTTGATTATATCTACCATGGTTGATAATACTATCAGACGACGCACCCGCCATGTTTTGAGCACACTATCTTCGTTAACAGTGACGGATCTAAAAAATCTTTATAGGGGCAACGTTTCAAAAAAAAGGGTAAAGAAATTTAAAAAGcatcaaatttttccaaaatttacactaccgccggaacATCAATAGGTAGCTAGGGCTACCCCTATTTACAAGCTATATCTGACCCTATTCGTTAAGTTTTTAAAGTATTTTCTCGAACCATTTGACTGAGAATTGACATCTTAAAAAACAACAGAGTTGACCACTTCTTtgtaaaatatttatatatttttaatatccTAAATGAAAACTTTAAACAATTCCTCAGATTTTTAAGGACAAATACCATAAAAAACTAAcatagttttttatttttcttacaaAAGTCACTCAACAAAATTTTTTACACAAAAAAACCAACATACCTTTTGTTTTGTCGTCATGAGCAATATCATGACATTTTTTTAAAACAAGTTGCTATATGAGGTTATGTTTCATCCTATGATAAGTTAAAATTCATCCTAGATAATTGCCACGGAACGGAAAACAATTAAAACCTAAATGAATTCGGTTTATATATAGCCCAATAAACTAAATAAACCATACTTTATATTTATCAAAATAAACTCAACAAAATGAATTATGTTTATTCGATTGAAACCGAAAACCAAACTGAGTTCAAATGTGGTTTGTAATTCGGTTTTGAAGTACTTAATTTCCGTTcagtttggttcggtttttagTTTAACCCCTAAAATTTCTTATTGTATAAAAGCCAACGAATAACCCAAACAAGTGGAAAAGAACTGTTGGACACCTCTACCGGTTCTAAGTTGTTTTTATATTTTGTCACGATATTGTTCAAACTTAACATATGTGAAGGGACTTTAATGTTCAAAAAAATATTGAGGGACGTttatgaaacaaaacagaaagtgtGTTGGTTTTTTAAGTATAAAAATTGGGGCGTttatgaaacaaaacagaaagtgtGTTGGTTTTTTAAGTATAAAAATTGTGGAGTGACTTTTTAAATATATTGATTTTTTATGGTATTTGCCCAATATTAAATGTTGTGTAGTATTGCAATTTCAAGGTTTTAATATATGTTACAAGACTGCTTAAAAGATTTTTCAAACTACCTTCAATTTATACTTgcattttgaaaaatatatcatCGTTTATAACCTTTTTGTAGAATATTTTCAAGTTTTGTTGATacttttaactttaaattttcgAACAAAATCCTCACTATTCCAATATTTTTATAGATTCATTTTACAAACCTTTCTGAGTTAATTATGTAACAAGTGTTTCTGGATATTTTTATATTAAGCTTATTTCATACTTAATTCATGCAGACGTCACTTATTCTCGAATTGATGCACCTAAAATACCCATAGATTTGTTGTGTTTTAACTGTTGAAACAAGAGATCATAATGGActtgtaaattgttttttttttaaactcctTTTATCAATATTGCAAATCAgacgcttttttttttttttttttttttgaagcgCAATTTTAGGACCATAATTaagaaaattcaaaatttataaaatcTTGTCATGCAAACATAAAATAACAAACCAAACACCAAAAGTGTATAAATACATCAATGTTGATGTAGGTTAAcgactagggctgtaaacgaaccgaacgttcagcgaacagttcgtgaaccgttcggcgggaagttcgtgtatgttcgttcgattagcttaacgaacgaacacgaacaagaaatttcgttctgTTAGTTtagcgaacgaacatgaacataaacttatgttcggtatgcgttcatgaacagttcgcgaacattataatttccttaacgaacgaacacgaacatggccttgttcgtgtttgttcggttcgtttacagccctattaaCGACTACTACTTCACACAAATCACCATACTGCTGTCCAAGTTCAAATTTGTGACTGGAATGATGCATACGAATAAAAGAT encodes the following:
- the LOC110912496 gene encoding RING-H2 finger protein ATL78, whose translation is MSSVSNMLFQDELYHIYSRKLLLHTQINQQLIAAVTTITPAPSPSNPPSFHNNFDSNVVMVLSVLLCALVCSLGINSIIKCVLRCTSILGTEIGANPVSNSARLSKTGINKKALKTFSTVNYWHGLQLPGLGKECVICLGDFSKGERVKILPKCNHGFHVRCIDKWLRSHSSCPTCRHSLLETCQKILTGGNYSNTTSSQPQPQPQPQEQGPSDATTSISILPLQHEGVLRNYES